CCGAGAACCTGCGCCTCGCCGAACGGGTCCCGGACCCGGACTACGCCCTGGTGCACGACCTGTTCCCGGAGCTGAGGCAGCGCGCGCAGCAGCGGGCCGGCACGCTCTCCGGCGGCCAGCAGCAGATGGTGGCGATCGCCCGGGTGCTGCTCAACCCGAACCGGCTGCTGCTGGTCGACGAGCCGACCAAGGGTCTCGCGCCGGCCGTGGTCACCTCGGTGGCCACCGTGCTCGGCCGGGTCGCCGAGCGGGTGCCGGTGCTGCTGGTCGAACAGAACCTCGCGGTGGTCCGCAAACTCGCCACCGACGCCGTGGTGCTCGAGACCGGCCGGGTCGCCTGGCGCGGACCGGCCACCGACCTGCTCGCGGACGGCGACGCGACGCGATCCCTGCTCGGCGTCGGGAGGCACTGAGTTGTCCACTGTGGTTCTGCTGACCCTGACCGGGCTCGGCCTGGCGGCGCTCTACTTCCTGATCGCCTCCGGCCTGTCCCTGGTCTTCGGCCTGGCCGGGGTGCTCAACTTCGCGCACGGCCTGTTCCTCTCGGTCGGCGCCTACGTCACCTGGTGGGCCGAGCCGCACCTCGGCCTGCCGCTCGCGGTGGTGGCCGGCGTCGTCGCGGCCGCCGCCACCGGCGCGCTGGTCGAGCTGGCGATGATCCGCCCGCTCTACACCCGGCACACCGAACAGGTGCTGGTCACCGTCGGGCTGTCGCTGGCCGGGGTGGCGCTGCTCCAGTCGATCTGGGGCGCCGACGCCCGGGTGTTCCCGAGCTTCGCGTTCACGAAGAACGTCACGACGATCGTCGGCGCCCAGGTGCCGGACGACCGGTTCCTGCTGATCGGCGCCGCCGTCCTGGTGCTGTCCGGCCTGCTCGCCTTCCTCCGGTTCACCCGGTACGGCCTGGTGATCCGGGCCGGCGTGGAGAACCGGGACATGGTCAAGGCGCTCGGCATCGACGTGCGCAACGCGTTC
Above is a genomic segment from Actinoplanes ianthinogenes containing:
- a CDS encoding ABC transporter ATP-binding protein — its product is MSSPILQVADLSVRLGGSHILQGVTFDVAPTGVTALLGRNGVGKTTTLRAIIGEVPAAGVIEFGGAVTRSRPTHKLVRDGLAYVPEDRCVFAGLTVAENLRLAERVPDPDYALVHDLFPELRQRAQQRAGTLSGGQQQMVAIARVLLNPNRLLLVDEPTKGLAPAVVTSVATVLGRVAERVPVLLVEQNLAVVRKLATDAVVLETGRVAWRGPATDLLADGDATRSLLGVGRH
- a CDS encoding branched-chain amino acid ABC transporter permease, whose protein sequence is MSTVVLLTLTGLGLAALYFLIASGLSLVFGLAGVLNFAHGLFLSVGAYVTWWAEPHLGLPLAVVAGVVAAAATGALVELAMIRPLYTRHTEQVLVTVGLSLAGVALLQSIWGADARVFPSFAFTKNVTTIVGAQVPDDRFLLIGAAVLVLSGLLAFLRFTRYGLVIRAGVENRDMVKALGIDVRNAFTLVFAIGGALAGLAGILGGMYFTSISPGQGGSLLIFAFIVVVIGGLGSVTGSAVAAVVVGILQQFVNYYGASGAGDVSVVALLAIVLLLRPAGIAGKVATA